One genomic window of Halorubrum hochsteinianum includes the following:
- a CDS encoding potassium transporter TrkA: MASAVDVGFARPRQAAVTLVTFAVVSAAVAGSAALAYRWYFRAEIPEGVTGLIGVSVVALYLNTTSLGSVAIGDNPALLAPESVFFNLVSLGVAGVMAPVGRYAGDRVAVDVFALSGAKQLEGELSGIVRAVGRFTAVTLPPAEEIGDMDTYDPVSPEKKAELAETTLLFPRKLSEEDLRERLVSRLKEEYGVGYVDVDLGADGELEYFAVGSRAAGLGPTLAPGSAAVALVADPPNNATVGDTVQVWRDDPEPERVATGELRGVAGDAVTVALDESDAERLTDETGYRLVTLPAEPQADREFASLLRNADETMATVTVGAGSDLDGSTVGGVGAVVAAVRPEQGSVQPIPPRSYAFGAGDLVYLVGRPDAIRRFETAAADGSGANGADGSTGVDDGGSGTGDAEPDGVGDDRDASDRLSDGTQRS; this comes from the coding sequence ATCGCGTCCGCCGTCGACGTCGGCTTCGCCCGCCCGCGGCAGGCCGCGGTCACGCTCGTCACGTTCGCGGTGGTCTCCGCCGCCGTCGCGGGGAGCGCGGCGCTGGCCTACCGCTGGTACTTCCGCGCGGAGATCCCGGAGGGGGTGACGGGACTGATCGGGGTCTCGGTCGTCGCCTTATACCTCAACACGACCTCGCTCGGGTCGGTCGCGATCGGCGACAACCCGGCCCTCCTGGCCCCCGAGAGCGTGTTCTTCAACCTCGTCTCGCTCGGCGTCGCGGGGGTGATGGCACCCGTCGGCCGGTACGCGGGCGACCGGGTCGCGGTCGACGTGTTCGCGCTCTCCGGGGCCAAGCAGCTGGAGGGCGAACTGAGCGGGATCGTCCGCGCGGTCGGCCGGTTCACGGCGGTGACGCTCCCGCCGGCCGAGGAGATCGGAGACATGGACACGTACGACCCCGTCTCGCCGGAGAAGAAGGCCGAACTCGCGGAGACGACCCTCCTGTTCCCGCGGAAGCTCTCGGAGGAGGACCTCCGCGAGCGGCTCGTCTCGCGGCTCAAAGAGGAGTACGGCGTCGGCTACGTCGACGTCGACCTCGGCGCGGACGGCGAACTCGAGTACTTCGCGGTCGGCTCCCGCGCCGCCGGGCTGGGGCCGACGCTCGCACCGGGGTCGGCGGCGGTCGCGCTCGTGGCGGACCCGCCGAACAACGCGACCGTCGGCGACACGGTTCAGGTGTGGCGCGACGACCCGGAGCCGGAGCGCGTCGCCACCGGGGAGCTGCGCGGCGTCGCGGGCGACGCCGTCACCGTCGCGCTCGACGAGTCGGACGCCGAGCGCCTGACCGACGAGACCGGCTACCGGCTCGTGACGCTCCCCGCCGAGCCGCAGGCGGACCGCGAGTTCGCCTCGCTGCTGCGCAACGCCGACGAGACGATGGCCACCGTCACCGTCGGGGCCGGGAGCGACCTCGACGGGAGCACCGTCGGCGGCGTCGGGGCCGTCGTCGCCGCGGTCCGGCCCGAGCAGGGGTCGGTCCAGCCGATCCCGCCACGGTCGTACGCCTTCGGTGCCGGGGATCTGGTGTACCTCGTCGGCCGCCCGGACGCGATCCGGCGGTTCGAGACGGCCGCGGCCGACGGCTCGGGCGCGAACGGTGCCGACGGCTCGACGGGGGTCGATGACGGCGGCTCGGGCACGGGCGACGCCGAACCCGACGGCGTCGGCGACGACCGCGACGCGAGCGACCGCCTCTCCGACGGGACGCAACGCTCTTGA
- a CDS encoding ubiquitin-like small modifier protein 1 codes for MEWKLFADLAEIAGGRAVTVDAEPGDTVGDALDALLDAHPDLRDRVIEDGTVADHINVLRNGRSVRHDEGLDAVLESGDELALFPPVSGGSVGR; via the coding sequence ATGGAGTGGAAGCTGTTCGCCGACCTCGCGGAGATCGCGGGCGGCCGCGCCGTGACCGTCGACGCGGAGCCGGGCGACACGGTCGGCGACGCCCTCGACGCGCTGTTGGACGCACACCCCGACCTCCGGGACCGCGTCATCGAGGACGGGACCGTCGCGGACCACATCAACGTCCTCCGAAACGGGCGGAGCGTCCGCCACGACGAGGGTCTCGACGCGGTCTTGGAGAGCGGCGACGAACTGGCGCTTTTCCCCCCGGTGAGCGGCGGCTCGGTCGGCCGATAG
- a CDS encoding deoxyhypusine synthase: protein MTDSDEGARDDRDAGDSHGNDHETGSDHDHESEGDHDAEGDHDRGDEPHREEFHADPVGHTRATAGMTVSELVDGYGDAGIGAAAVNEAGDVLAEMFANEDCTVFLSLAGAMVPAGMRRIVADLIRDGYVDALVTTGANLTHDAIEAIGGKHHHGRTHDPEKSLREHDEGLRDEGVDRIYNVYLPQEHFAEFEGHLREEVFPALEADPDADGTDAVSIADLTRELGRANAEVNEREDIPEGPGVAAAAYESDVPVYCPAVQDSVLGLQAWMYAQTADFTLDALADMTELTDLAFDADDAGCLLVGGGVPKNFTLQTMLVTPRAYDYAVQITMDPEATGGLSGATLEEARSWGKLEKDARNASVYGDATVMLPMLVAAARDRVE from the coding sequence ATGACTGACAGCGACGAGGGGGCGCGGGACGACCGCGACGCCGGGGACAGTCACGGGAACGATCACGAGACGGGGAGTGACCACGATCACGAGTCCGAAGGCGACCACGACGCCGAGGGCGACCACGACCGCGGCGACGAGCCGCACCGCGAGGAGTTCCACGCGGACCCGGTGGGCCACACCCGCGCGACCGCCGGGATGACGGTGAGCGAACTCGTCGACGGCTACGGCGACGCGGGCATCGGGGCCGCCGCGGTCAACGAGGCGGGCGACGTGCTCGCGGAGATGTTCGCGAACGAGGACTGCACCGTGTTCCTCTCGCTGGCCGGCGCGATGGTGCCCGCGGGGATGCGCCGGATCGTGGCCGACCTCATCCGCGACGGCTACGTCGACGCTCTGGTGACAACCGGGGCGAACCTCACCCACGACGCCATCGAGGCCATCGGCGGGAAACACCACCACGGGCGCACTCACGACCCCGAGAAGAGCCTCCGCGAACACGACGAGGGGCTGCGCGACGAGGGCGTCGACCGGATCTACAACGTGTACCTCCCGCAGGAGCACTTCGCCGAGTTCGAGGGACACCTGCGCGAGGAGGTGTTCCCGGCGCTGGAGGCCGACCCGGACGCGGACGGCACCGACGCCGTCTCCATCGCCGACCTGACGCGCGAACTCGGCCGCGCCAACGCCGAAGTGAACGAGCGCGAGGACATCCCCGAGGGGCCGGGGGTCGCGGCCGCCGCCTACGAGTCCGACGTGCCGGTCTACTGCCCGGCGGTTCAGGACTCCGTCCTCGGGCTACAGGCGTGGATGTACGCCCAGACCGCCGACTTCACGCTCGACGCCCTCGCGGACATGACGGAGCTGACCGACCTCGCGTTCGACGCCGACGACGCCGGCTGCCTGCTCGTCGGCGGCGGCGTCCCGAAGAACTTCACGCTCCAGACGATGCTGGTCACGCCCCGGGCGTACGACTACGCCGTCCAGATCACGATGGACCCGGAGGCGACCGGCGGCCTCTCCGGCGCGACCCTCGAAGAGGCGCGCTCGTGGGGGAAACTGGAGAAGGACGCGCGCAACGCCTCCGTCTACGGCGACGCGACCGTGATGCTCCCGATGCTCGTCGCCGCCGCCCGCGACCGCGTGGAATAG
- a CDS encoding LLM class flavin-dependent oxidoreductase translates to MDLSVVDLSPVPRGGTAADAFANTVDAARHAERLGYERFWVAEHHGMGDRLAGTTPEVLLGRLAGATDSIRIGSGAVLLNHYSPFKVAESFGVLDGLAPGRVDLGMGRANGSPASDRALGTDRRVENPNEDHRERVTAVVNHLRDAFPADHPYGDLSVPGSDEGPPVPWVLGSSPASGEIAGELGLRYCFAGFIRPGFAERAFAAYRESFDPEAGPGTLDEPRGMVAVNAVAAETDAAAARRRAPAEATFRRMQRGELGDDTPTVEEAVDELGGAPDPTPATLDPDEWPRSISGSPETISGLLEQLADRVGVDEVMIQHTVPDHEAALDSHALLAEAMDVEPRA, encoded by the coding sequence ATGGACCTCTCAGTCGTCGACCTCTCGCCGGTGCCGCGCGGCGGCACCGCCGCCGACGCGTTCGCGAACACCGTCGACGCCGCGCGCCACGCAGAGCGGCTGGGCTACGAGCGGTTCTGGGTCGCCGAGCACCACGGGATGGGCGACCGCCTCGCGGGCACCACGCCCGAGGTGCTGCTGGGCCGGCTCGCGGGCGCGACCGACTCGATCCGGATCGGGAGCGGGGCCGTGCTGCTCAACCACTACAGCCCGTTCAAGGTGGCCGAGTCGTTCGGCGTCCTCGACGGGCTCGCCCCCGGCCGCGTCGACCTCGGCATGGGGCGCGCGAACGGCTCGCCGGCCTCGGACCGCGCGCTCGGCACCGACCGGCGCGTCGAGAACCCGAACGAGGACCACCGCGAGCGGGTCACGGCCGTGGTGAACCACCTCCGCGATGCGTTCCCGGCCGACCACCCGTACGGCGACCTCTCCGTGCCGGGATCCGACGAGGGCCCGCCGGTTCCGTGGGTGCTCGGCTCCAGCCCGGCGAGCGGGGAGATAGCCGGCGAGCTCGGCCTGCGCTACTGCTTCGCGGGGTTCATCCGCCCCGGCTTCGCGGAGCGCGCGTTCGCGGCCTACCGCGAGTCGTTCGACCCGGAGGCCGGCCCCGGAACGCTCGACGAGCCGCGGGGGATGGTCGCGGTCAACGCCGTGGCCGCCGAGACGGACGCGGCGGCGGCCCGGCGGCGCGCGCCCGCGGAGGCGACGTTCCGCCGGATGCAGCGCGGCGAACTCGGCGACGACACCCCGACCGTCGAGGAGGCGGTCGACGAACTGGGCGGCGCGCCCGACCCGACGCCGGCGACGCTCGACCCCGACGAGTGGCCGCGGTCGATCTCCGGGAGTCCGGAGACGATATCGGGGCTGCTCGAACAGCTCGCGGACCGCGTCGGCGTCGACGAGGTGATGATCCAGCACACGGTGCCGGACCACGAGGCCGCGCTCGACTCGCACGCGCTGCTCGCGGAGGCGATGGACGTGGAGCCGCGGGCGTGA
- a CDS encoding 50S ribosomal protein L37e — MTGAGTPSQGKKNKTVHVKCRRCGEKSYHVKKERCSSCGFGESASRRDYAWQSKTGDN; from the coding sequence ATGACCGGAGCAGGTACGCCCTCTCAGGGAAAGAAGAACAAGACGGTCCACGTGAAGTGTCGACGCTGCGGCGAGAAGTCCTACCACGTCAAGAAGGAGCGCTGCTCCTCCTGCGGGTTCGGGGAGTCCGCCTCGCGTCGCGATTACGCCTGGCAGTCGAAAACCGGCGACAACTGA
- a CDS encoding LSM domain-containing protein: MSGRPLDVLEASLEEPVTVHLKDGTTYYGILGGYDQHMNVVIEPEADVDDRVDGDLDGEFAVAIEDTTIIRGDNVVTIKA, encoded by the coding sequence ATGAGTGGACGACCCCTCGACGTGCTCGAAGCGTCGCTGGAGGAGCCGGTGACGGTTCACCTGAAGGACGGCACGACGTACTACGGAATCCTGGGCGGCTACGACCAGCACATGAACGTCGTCATCGAGCCGGAGGCCGACGTGGACGACCGCGTCGACGGCGACCTCGACGGCGAGTTCGCCGTCGCGATCGAAGACACAACGATTATACGCGGCGATAACGTCGTCACCATCAAAGCATGA
- a CDS encoding small multi-drug export protein, whose amino-acid sequence MDPLSAFALAARSLPAPARIPDAAVSAVFGDVGGALAAAGGPVQYALVALFAAFPWIEILVVIPVAVGLGLDPVAVGVTAFVGNAGSVWLLLAFHRRAARWRARRRGDDAEEEESEPSRRREWARRVWDRYGLPGLALAAPVLTGVHLAALIALAAGSRSRDVAAWMGVGIAAWTVALVAGSALGVSALGG is encoded by the coding sequence ATGGACCCGCTCTCCGCGTTCGCGCTCGCGGCGCGTTCCCTCCCCGCACCGGCCCGGATTCCCGACGCCGCGGTTTCGGCCGTCTTCGGCGACGTCGGCGGCGCGCTCGCGGCCGCCGGCGGGCCCGTCCAGTACGCCCTCGTCGCGCTGTTCGCGGCGTTTCCGTGGATCGAGATCCTCGTCGTGATCCCGGTCGCCGTCGGTCTCGGTCTCGACCCGGTCGCCGTCGGCGTGACCGCGTTCGTCGGCAACGCCGGCTCCGTCTGGCTGCTGCTCGCGTTCCACCGACGCGCGGCGCGGTGGCGGGCACGGCGGCGCGGGGACGACGCGGAGGAGGAGGAGTCGGAACCGAGCCGCCGACGAGAGTGGGCTCGCCGCGTGTGGGACCGATACGGACTCCCCGGGCTGGCGTTGGCCGCACCGGTCCTCACCGGGGTCCACCTCGCCGCCCTGATCGCGTTAGCCGCCGGGAGTCGGTCGCGCGACGTGGCCGCTTGGATGGGCGTCGGCATCGCCGCGTGGACGGTCGCGCTCGTCGCGGGGTCGGCGCTCGGGGTGTCGGCGCTCGGCGGCTGA
- a CDS encoding ribonuclease J: protein MEIEIATLGGYEEVGRQMTAVRAGEDIVIFDMGLNLSKVLIHDNVETESMHSLDLIDMGAIPDDRVMSELEGDVKAIVPTHGHLDHIAGIPKLAHRYDAPIVSAPYTIELVRQQIEDEGKFQVDNDLVKMKPGATMAIGDSEQVEMEFVNVTHSIIDAINPVLHTPEGAIVYGLDKRLDHDPVIGDPIDMERFREIGRQDEGVLAYIEDCTNAGQKGRTPSESYAKKHVEDTLKSMEDYTGGIIATTFSSHIARVKTLVEYAREIGRQPVLLGRSMEKYSGTAERLDFVDFQGDVGMYGHRKSVDRAFKRIMKEGKGNFLPIVTGHQGEPRAMLTRMGRGETPYEIDDGDKVVFSASVIPEPTNEGQRYQSEQLLRMQGARLYDDIHVSGHLREEGHYEMLQALQPQHLIPGHQTLKGRSPYVDLAKSQGYKLGRDVHVTQNGSTIQLVE from the coding sequence ATGGAAATCGAAATTGCGACACTCGGCGGTTACGAAGAGGTCGGTCGACAGATGACGGCGGTCCGGGCGGGCGAGGACATCGTCATCTTCGACATGGGCCTGAACCTCAGTAAGGTCCTCATCCACGACAACGTGGAGACCGAAAGCATGCACAGCCTCGACCTGATCGACATGGGAGCGATCCCGGACGATCGGGTGATGAGCGAACTCGAGGGCGACGTGAAAGCGATCGTTCCCACCCACGGTCACCTCGACCACATCGCGGGGATCCCGAAGCTCGCCCACCGGTACGACGCGCCGATCGTCTCCGCGCCGTACACGATCGAACTGGTGCGCCAGCAGATCGAAGACGAGGGCAAGTTCCAGGTCGACAACGACCTCGTGAAGATGAAGCCGGGGGCCACGATGGCGATCGGCGACTCCGAACAGGTCGAGATGGAGTTCGTCAACGTCACGCACTCGATCATCGACGCGATCAACCCGGTCCTCCACACGCCCGAGGGGGCGATCGTCTACGGGCTCGACAAGCGACTGGACCACGACCCCGTCATCGGCGACCCGATCGACATGGAGCGGTTCCGCGAGATCGGCCGCCAGGACGAGGGCGTCCTCGCGTACATCGAGGACTGTACGAACGCCGGCCAGAAGGGTCGGACCCCCTCGGAGTCGTACGCGAAGAAACACGTCGAGGACACGCTCAAATCGATGGAGGACTACACCGGTGGGATCATCGCCACGACGTTCTCCTCCCACATCGCCCGCGTGAAGACCCTCGTCGAGTACGCCCGCGAAATCGGCCGCCAGCCGGTCCTGCTCGGCCGCTCGATGGAGAAGTACTCTGGCACCGCGGAGCGGCTCGACTTCGTCGACTTCCAGGGCGACGTCGGCATGTACGGCCACCGGAAGTCCGTCGACCGCGCGTTCAAGCGGATCATGAAGGAGGGGAAGGGCAACTTCCTCCCCATCGTGACGGGCCACCAGGGCGAGCCGCGCGCGATGCTCACCCGCATGGGCCGCGGCGAGACGCCGTACGAAATCGACGACGGCGACAAGGTCGTCTTCAGCGCGAGCGTCATCCCGGAGCCGACCAACGAGGGCCAGCGCTACCAGTCCGAACAGCTGCTCCGGATGCAGGGCGCGCGCCTCTACGACGACATCCACGTCTCCGGCCACCTCCGCGAGGAGGGCCACTACGAGATGCTACAGGCACTCCAGCCCCAGCACCTCATCCCCGGCCACCAGACGCTCAAGGGCCGGTCGCCGTACGTCGACCTCGCGAAGTCGCAGGGGTACAAGCTCGGACGTGACGTCCACGTCACGCAGAACGGGTCCACCATCCAGCTCGTCGAATGA
- the idsA3 gene encoding geranylfarnesyl diphosphate synthase, producing MTSETKEARVLDAIRERRDLVNAAIDEELPVQEPERLYEATRYILEAGGKRLRPTVTTLAAEAVTGTEPMGADFRAFPSLSGDDVDVMRAAVAIEVIQSFTLIHDDIMDEDDLRRGVPAVHEAYDVSTAILAGDTLYSKAFEFMTETGADPQNGLEAMRMLASTCTEICEGQALDVAFENRDDILPEEYLEMVELKTAVLYGASAATPALLLGADEEVVDALYQYGIDSGRAFQIQDDVLDLTVPSEELGKQRGSDLVEGKETLITLHARQQGVDVDALVDADTPAEATEDAIDEAVAALEEVGSIEYARETAEDLTARSKEHLELLPESGSRSLLEDLADYLIVRGY from the coding sequence ATGACGAGCGAGACGAAGGAGGCGCGGGTGCTCGACGCCATCCGCGAGCGGCGTGACCTCGTCAACGCCGCTATCGACGAGGAGCTGCCGGTCCAGGAGCCGGAGCGCCTGTACGAGGCGACCAGATACATCCTCGAAGCCGGCGGGAAGCGGCTCCGCCCGACGGTGACGACGCTGGCCGCGGAGGCGGTCACCGGCACCGAGCCGATGGGGGCCGACTTCCGCGCGTTCCCGTCGCTGTCCGGCGACGACGTCGACGTGATGCGCGCCGCGGTCGCCATCGAGGTGATACAGTCGTTCACGCTGATCCACGACGACATCATGGACGAGGACGACCTCCGGCGGGGCGTCCCCGCCGTCCACGAGGCGTACGACGTCTCGACGGCGATCCTCGCTGGCGACACCCTCTACTCGAAGGCGTTCGAGTTCATGACGGAGACCGGCGCGGACCCGCAGAACGGCCTCGAAGCCATGCGGATGCTCGCGTCGACCTGTACCGAGATCTGCGAGGGGCAGGCGCTCGACGTCGCCTTCGAGAACCGCGACGACATCCTCCCCGAGGAGTACTTGGAGATGGTCGAACTGAAGACCGCGGTGCTGTACGGCGCGTCGGCCGCGACGCCCGCGCTCCTGCTCGGTGCCGACGAGGAGGTCGTCGACGCCCTCTACCAGTACGGCATCGACTCGGGGCGCGCGTTCCAGATCCAAGACGACGTGCTCGACCTGACGGTCCCCTCCGAGGAGCTGGGCAAGCAGCGCGGCTCCGACCTCGTCGAGGGGAAGGAGACGCTGATCACCCTCCACGCGCGCCAGCAGGGGGTCGACGTCGACGCCCTCGTCGACGCCGACACGCCCGCCGAGGCGACCGAGGACGCCATCGACGAGGCGGTGGCGGCCCTAGAGGAGGTCGGCTCGATCGAGTACGCCCGCGAGACCGCGGAGGACCTCACCGCGCGCTCGAAGGAACACCTCGAACTGCTCCCGGAGAGCGGCTCCCGGAGCCTGCTCGAAGACCTGGCGGACTACCTCATCGTCCGCGGCTACTGA
- a CDS encoding DMT family transporter — protein MSRYRDVALFCLLALFWGGSFVAIEVGLDFYPPVLYAAYRFDVAALALISYVLLTESDPFPRSRGDLAAIGFSGGLSVAANNSLLFVGQQYTTSGIASITYSLVPIATVAVAAAWIGGADLDARGAVGVVLAFLGVGLVAQPDPANLGGGVAVGVGLIAIGVVAVAVGSVGLRTVETTFSSVALTGWAMGFGALAIHALSLGLGEGQRLPAAEPRALAALAFLGLLSSAVAYTIYFTLLDRLGPFEINLVSYVVPIVATVAGVLLLGESVTVFTLAGFTVIVLGFALLKRREIADAAAGIRFRA, from the coding sequence GTGTCACGGTACCGAGACGTCGCGCTGTTCTGCCTGCTCGCGTTGTTCTGGGGCGGATCGTTCGTCGCCATCGAAGTGGGTCTGGACTTCTACCCGCCGGTGTTGTACGCCGCGTACCGGTTCGACGTGGCCGCGCTGGCGCTGATCTCGTACGTGCTGCTCACCGAGAGCGACCCGTTCCCGCGGAGCCGCGGCGATCTGGCCGCCATCGGCTTCAGCGGCGGGCTCTCGGTGGCCGCGAACAACAGCCTGCTGTTCGTCGGCCAGCAGTACACGACGAGCGGCATCGCCTCGATCACCTACAGCCTCGTCCCCATCGCGACCGTGGCGGTCGCGGCCGCGTGGATCGGCGGAGCGGACCTCGACGCCCGCGGCGCGGTCGGGGTCGTCCTGGCCTTCCTCGGCGTGGGGCTGGTCGCGCAGCCCGACCCGGCGAACCTCGGCGGGGGGGTCGCGGTCGGCGTCGGGCTGATCGCGATCGGCGTAGTCGCCGTCGCGGTCGGGAGCGTCGGCCTCCGGACCGTGGAGACGACGTTCTCCAGCGTCGCGCTCACGGGCTGGGCGATGGGGTTCGGCGCGCTCGCCATCCACGCGCTCAGCCTCGGCCTCGGCGAGGGACAGCGGCTCCCCGCCGCGGAACCGCGCGCGCTCGCCGCGCTCGCGTTCCTCGGGCTGCTCTCCTCCGCGGTCGCGTACACCATCTACTTCACGCTGCTCGACCGGCTCGGCCCCTTCGAGATCAACCTCGTCTCCTACGTCGTCCCGATCGTCGCGACCGTCGCGGGGGTCCTGCTGCTCGGCGAGTCGGTGACGGTGTTCACCCTCGCGGGCTTTACGGTCATCGTCCTTGGCTTCGCGCTCCTGAAGCGCCGCGAGATCGCCGACGCGGCCGCCGGAATCCGGTTCCGAGCGTAA
- a CDS encoding S49 family peptidase, protein MSSDDESARTPTESPDDATTPKGDRSTAGRSQSTAGRSQSTADRSPPTAERPVSDGGRATGLDRIETRHAVGVAAILAVAAGLLVAPGVYGAVTGPDGTVAVVEIDGSIDSATAQHVEDNLRDARTNDSIEAVVLEVDSGGGLPAQSERMYAAVDRTASVMPVYAAVDTLGASGAYLAIAPADRIYVAPSAQAVGSVGVAGTAPAPSGPNAGGTGPDKRGSDPDTQRERRQTLANLFLENVIEQRGDEIELDREEIAHADAYLGTEAVENGFADEFGFVDGAVADAASEAGLGDYAVDTRRMESPVPSGLSLLERDDGTVVVADASDDELGDGLVLAVAPAAWDETVGDDVVMTSYTGRLPADGDAADAEATTGGGGNATTDDAAAANGGDGE, encoded by the coding sequence ATGAGTTCCGACGACGAGTCGGCGAGAACGCCAACCGAATCGCCAGACGACGCGACGACACCGAAGGGAGATCGGTCGACCGCCGGCCGCTCCCAGTCGACCGCCGGCCGCTCCCAGTCGACCGCCGACCGCTCGCCGCCGACCGCCGAACGGCCGGTCTCGGACGGCGGGCGCGCGACGGGGCTCGACCGGATCGAGACGCGCCACGCGGTCGGGGTCGCTGCGATCCTCGCGGTTGCCGCGGGGCTGCTCGTCGCCCCCGGCGTGTACGGTGCCGTGACCGGCCCCGACGGGACGGTCGCCGTGGTCGAAATCGACGGCAGCATCGACTCTGCGACGGCCCAACACGTCGAGGACAACCTCCGTGACGCCCGCACGAACGACTCGATCGAGGCGGTCGTCCTCGAAGTCGACAGCGGGGGCGGCCTGCCCGCGCAGAGCGAGCGGATGTACGCCGCGGTCGACCGCACCGCGTCGGTGATGCCCGTGTACGCCGCCGTCGACACGCTCGGCGCGTCGGGGGCGTACCTCGCGATCGCGCCAGCCGACCGGATCTACGTCGCGCCCTCCGCGCAGGCGGTCGGCAGCGTCGGGGTCGCCGGCACCGCGCCGGCTCCGAGCGGACCCAACGCGGGGGGGACCGGGCCGGACAAACGCGGGAGCGACCCGGACACTCAGCGCGAGCGCCGACAGACGCTCGCGAACCTCTTCCTAGAGAACGTGATCGAGCAGCGCGGCGACGAGATCGAACTCGACCGCGAGGAGATCGCGCACGCCGACGCGTACCTCGGCACCGAGGCGGTCGAGAACGGCTTCGCCGACGAGTTCGGCTTCGTTGACGGCGCGGTCGCCGACGCCGCGAGCGAGGCCGGACTCGGCGACTACGCGGTCGACACTCGCCGAATGGAGAGCCCCGTGCCGAGCGGCCTCTCGCTTCTGGAGCGCGACGACGGGACCGTCGTGGTCGCCGACGCCTCGGACGACGAACTCGGCGACGGACTGGTCCTCGCGGTCGCGCCGGCGGCGTGGGACGAGACGGTCGGCGACGACGTCGTCATGACGAGCTACACCGGGCGGCTGCCCGCGGACGGCGACGCGGCGGACGCGGAGGCGACGACCGGTGGCGGCGGGAACGCGACGACCGACGACGCGGCCGCGGCGAACGGGGGTGACGGCGAATGA
- a CDS encoding peroxiredoxin codes for MLESGDSAPEITLTDHRGETVTVDPTAASHTVVYFYPRADTPGCTAEACAFRDEWDAFEDRDVAVVGISDDPVEDLEPFAAEYDLPFTLLSDPDGAVASAYDSYGEKSMFGNTFDGVFRNTYVLDETGTVVLAYEGVSPEDHAVEILDDIDALDG; via the coding sequence ATGCTCGAATCCGGCGACTCCGCGCCCGAGATCACGCTCACGGACCACCGCGGCGAGACGGTCACCGTCGACCCGACCGCCGCGAGCCACACGGTGGTGTACTTCTACCCGCGCGCCGACACGCCGGGCTGTACCGCCGAGGCGTGCGCCTTCCGCGACGAGTGGGACGCGTTCGAGGACAGGGACGTCGCCGTCGTCGGGATCAGCGACGACCCCGTCGAGGACCTCGAACCGTTCGCCGCGGAGTACGACCTCCCCTTCACGCTCCTCTCGGACCCCGACGGCGCGGTCGCGAGCGCGTACGACTCCTACGGCGAGAAGTCGATGTTCGGGAACACCTTCGACGGCGTGTTCCGGAACACGTACGTGCTCGACGAGACGGGGACCGTCGTCTTGGCCTACGAGGGCGTCTCGCCCGAGGACCACGCCGTCGAGATACTCGACGACATCGACGCGCTCGACGGCTGA